The following DNA comes from Croceicoccus sp. YJ47.
CTTGCCGCGCCGGTCACGATCTGCATCGCGGCCAATCTTGCGCTCGTCCCGATCTTTCTGGGGGTGCTCTGGCTCGGCTCCACGACACTGGCGCTTGCGGCCTGCTTCATCGGCATGGCGTTGGCCGTGAGCTATGCACCGAGTTTTCAGGCGACGATGCAAAGCGTCTGTGCGGCGCAGCAACGCGGAACGGCAGGCGCGGTGTCCAATGTCCTTAACGCATTGATCGGACAGGGCGTGCTCGTCCTGTTCGTGGGCCAGCTCAGCGACGCCCTTGCCGGGCATGTCGCGGATCCGCTCCGCTACGCACTCACGTTTTCGGTGGGCTTCACGCTTTTGACGGCGGTGCTGTTCATTCGCGCACGCAAGGTCACGCAGCGGCATTTCGCCTGAGTGAACAGCCGCCGGACAGCGTTATATTTCGCGCAAGCCGCTCTCATCTGCGGACTGTACGCGTTGCCAGGCGTCGCGCCCCTGGCACCGCGCGATCCAGTTGGCGACGTGGGGGAACGGGGCCATGTCGATCTGCCCCGCGATACCGGCCACCGGAAAGCATACGTTGATGTCGCCGATCGAGAACGCCTCCCCGGCGACATAATCATGTCCCTTCGCCAGATGCGCCTCCAGCAGGGCGACCGTGTCGGAAACCTGTGAAAGGCACGACGTTATCACGGCCTGGTCCGGATTTTCGCCCGCGCCGGCGGCACGCCGCATCTCCCGAACCATGACGGTGAAGTGGAACTCCACTTCCGTGATGGCCCAATCGGTCCACTGCTCGACCCGCGCCCGGCCACGGATGTCATCCGGCATGAGCGCCCCGCCCGACCTTGCCGAGAGATAGGCATTGATCGCGCAGGACTCGGTCAACACGAAGTCGTCATCCACCAGCACAGGCGTCTTGCCGGCCGGATTGAGGGCGCGGAAAGCATCGTTGGATTTGTCGGGCACGGACACCTGCTCATACGGCATGCCCAGCTCCTCCAGCGCCCACAGGCAGCGCACGACCCGTTGCGGTAGGTTTCCATAGATCGTGATCATACCTCGTCCCTCGCCGCCAATAATCTCTCTTGCGTAAAATACGCTAGCGTATAGAAAGTATGTTTGGAAGAGGACAAATGGCAAGACACAGCTTTGATGGTTGGCGCAGTCGTGCGCGATCCCGCGCGCGGATGACGGATGCGACCCGGTGCCGGCGGGCAACCGGCGCTCACCCTCCCCACACATTTTCCGGCGCGCGGCAAACCCGTGCCGTGTCTCGCCCGCCGAACCGAGCCAATCCCGAAATCGGAGGACGAAGCGGCTAATGACCTATCAGACCAATGAATCGCTCTGGGAACCGGAGCACCAGATCTTCCGGCAGACGGTGCGCGATTTCATCGCGCGCGAGGTCGACCCCAATGTCGATGCGTGGGTCGAGCAATACGAGGTGCCCCGCAGCTTCTATCGCAAGGCCGCAGAGGCGGGCATTCTGGGTGTCGACATTCCCGAGGAATATGGTGGACCGGGCGGGGACTTCCTCCACCGCCTCGTTATCGCGGAAGAAATCGGCTACTCGGTTTCGGGGGCGAGCATGTCGACTTCGTTGATCGCCGACGGGACGAGCGAGATTCTCTATCGCTCCGCCAACGAAGAACAACGCCGCAGGTTTCTGCCGGGGATGATCGCGGGCGAATATCTGTTCGGTCTTGCGATTACCGAACCCGACAGCGGCAGCGATGTGTCGGGCCTGCGTACGACGGCAGTGCGCGATGGCGATGAATATGTCATCACCGGATCCAAGACATATATCACCCAGGCCAATACCGCCGATGCCTTCATGGTCGCTGCGCGCACCGGACCGGACGCGGGCAGCAAGGGCCTCTCGATGATCATCGTCGAGGCCGACAGACCCGGCTTCAATCGCGGCCGATTGCTGCACAAGATGGGCACCAAGGCGTCGAATACGGGTGAGATTTCGTTCGACGAAGTGCGCGTGCCGGTCGCGAACCTGTTGGGCGAAGAGGGCAAGGGCATGCGCA
Coding sequences within:
- a CDS encoding acyl-CoA dehydrogenase family protein, which codes for MTYQTNESLWEPEHQIFRQTVRDFIAREVDPNVDAWVEQYEVPRSFYRKAAEAGILGVDIPEEYGGPGGDFLHRLVIAEEIGYSVSGASMSTSLIADGTSEILYRSANEEQRRRFLPGMIAGEYLFGLAITEPDSGSDVSGLRTTAVRDGDEYVITGSKTYITQANTADAFMVAARTGPDAGSKGLSMIIVEADRPGFNRGRLLHKMGTKASNTGEISFDEVRVPVANLLGEEGKGMRIALGGVNMDRITWPLVAHAASQRAFDETVEFVKNRKGFGQTIFDFQNTQFKLAEMKTELAVGRAFLDDIIRDYKANGTLDTMKCAMAKIWLPEMEARVIDQCVQLHGGAGYMDEYPVSRLYTAARLHRIFAGTTEIMKLLIGRSL
- a CDS encoding glutathione S-transferase family protein, encoding MITIYGNLPQRVVRCLWALEELGMPYEQVSVPDKSNDAFRALNPAGKTPVLVDDDFVLTESCAINAYLSARSGGALMPDDIRGRARVEQWTDWAITEVEFHFTVMVREMRRAAGAGENPDQAVITSCLSQVSDTVALLEAHLAKGHDYVAGEAFSIGDINVCFPVAGIAGQIDMAPFPHVANWIARCQGRDAWQRVQSADESGLREI